The Heptranchias perlo isolate sHepPer1 unplaced genomic scaffold, sHepPer1.hap1 HAP1_SCAFFOLD_543, whole genome shotgun sequence genome window below encodes:
- the LOC137315383 gene encoding lipid transferase CIDEB-like: MEYTKARDYVSSSASSLIRSVSSVGSELTRRLLSSTPAQRPFRICNQDRSSRKGVTARTLGELINKAVDTLLITGVISLVLDEDGTAVDNEEFFQHLDDDTTFMVLEKGQRWISPKRTMISYSLTQKPKNAKDIARITFDIYKLNPKDLFGSLNIRATFYGLYSMTFDIKCLGPKKVIRELLRVISSLMYGFGQILVTASSFTRRLVEGNDSITEYCY; encoded by the exons ATGGAGTATACGAAAGCCCGCGACTACGTGTCCTCTTCCGCCTCCTCGCTGATCAG ATCGGTTTCCTCGGTGGGCTCGGAGCTAACCCGGAGGCTGTTGTCCTCTACGCCTGCCCAGAGACCCTTCCGAATCTGTAATCAGGATCGCAGCTCCCGGAAAGGGGTGACGGCCAGGACCCTGGGGGAGCTCATCAACAAG GCTGTCGATACCCTCCTCATTACCGGGGTGATCAGCCTGGTCCTGGACGAGGACGGGACGGCCGTGGATAACGAGGAATTCTTTCAACACCTGGACGATGACACGACGTTCATGGTTTTGGAGAAGGGACAGCGATGGATCTCTCCGAAG AGGACCATGATCTCGTACTCGCTGACCCAGAAACCCAAGAACGCCAAAGACATTGCCCGGATCACCTTTGACATCTACAAGCTCAACCCCAAGGACCTCTTCGGATCGCTCAACATCAGGGCCACCTTCTACGGCCTGTATTCCATGACCTTTGACATCAAGTGTCTGGGTCCAAAGAAAGTCATCAG GGAGTTGCTCCGTGTGATCTCTTCACTCATGTACGGATTTGGTCAGATCCTTGTCACAGCTTCTTCCTTCACACGACGCCTCGTGGAGGGAAACGACAGTATCACAGAGTACTGTTACTGA